In a single window of the Diachasmimorpha longicaudata isolate KC_UGA_2023 chromosome 16, iyDiaLong2, whole genome shotgun sequence genome:
- the LOC135170037 gene encoding uncharacterized protein LOC135170037: MTDSSECSSGSNMRIPISTFLTIVVLTTGTLIGLSSASPVQLLAEVSPIDSGSLSGPLLTQSKSSDLVHGSKGASCTCLENNDLLKGTGAISKVIVNIFKLLGCANSSWQNLLNIDWSTKGNDESGTDNEITVLQTIFTSLREILGLLSSVAPANSGNSAATIEIIEKPTAPDEGILESMVESEDSEEEEREEEKIRNPSFRLREDIISLLRRTERLVQDEQIASFIDELRLRLQLLAPEYIDEIASKASDPECRLALKKKLQTIRSLPFVLQEIMIGLRSLTNALFDVAEFSDNPDKLCAKLKEHRLLVLIDNINNMWSSLVSDKPVRPQAPQALPEPPCSGQSQPSVRISFKDGKSGQNYAQGGQVGGTPNVDLIIGCDKESNCRSNRAPQSQSATAVKLVELLPAAEIKIPN; the protein is encoded by the exons ATGACGGATTCATCAGAGTGTTCAAGTGGATCCAACATGAGAATTCCAATTAGCACATTTTTAACAATCGTGGTTTTGACCACTGGGACTTTAATTGGTCTGTCATCCGCTAGCCCTGTGCAACTTCTGGCTGAG GTGTCGCCCATCGATTCGGGAAGTTTGAGCGGCCCCTTACTAACTCAAAGTAAATCCTCAGACCTTGTTCATGGATCGAAAGGTGCCTCCTGCACATGCCTAGAGAACAATGATCTCCTGAAAGGTACAGGAGCCATCTCAAAAGTTATTGTGAATATCTTCAAGCTCCTGGGCTGTGCCAACTCATCCTGGCAGAACCTGCTGAACATCGACTGGTCCACGAAAGGAAACGACGAATCGGGAACTGACAATGAGATCACGGTACTGCAGACAATCTTCACTTCTCTCCGTGAAATTCTGGGGCTGCTGTCGTCGGTGGCACCAGCTAACTCCGGAAATTCAGCTGCaactattgaaattattgagaaGCCTACCGCCCCCGATGAAGGAATCCTAGAGTCAATGGTGGAATCTGAAGATAGTGAAGAGGAGGAAAGGGAGGAGGAGAAGATCCGCAACCCGTCTTTCAGGTTACGTGAGGATATTATCTCTCTGCTTCGGCGGACCGAGCGCCTGGTCCAGGATGAACAGATAGCCTCGTTCATCGACGAGCTGCGACTTCGGCTCCAGCTCCTCGCTCCTGAGTACATCGATGAGATCGCGTCCAAAGCATCTGACCCCGAATGCAGACTTGCCCTCAAGAAGAAGTTGCAAACCATCCGCTCGTTGCCATTTGTCCTACAGGAGATAATGATCGGTTTGAGATCCCTCACGAACGCTCTGTTTGACGTGGCCGAGTTCAGCGACAATCCTGACAAACTGTGTGCAAAGCTCAAGGAGCATCGCTTGTTGGTGCTCATCGACAACATCAACAACATGTGGAGTTCCCTGGTGTCTGACAAACCGGTCCGACCACAAGCTCCCCAGGCCCTCCCTGAACCACCGTGCAGCGGACAATCACAGCCGTCCGTCAGGATTTCCTTTAAGGATGGTAAATCCGGACAAAACTATGCCCAGGGCGGCCAGGTAGGCGGCACACCCAATGTGGATCTTATAATTGGGTGCGATAAGGAGTCCAACTGCCGGAGCAATCGCGCACCGCAATCACAATCAGCAACTGCGGTGAAGCTCGTTGAGCTTCTCCCTGCTGCTGAGATTAAAATACCGAACTAG
- the LOC135170038 gene encoding N-lysine methyltransferase KMT5A-B: MVKGRRKRTAAPSLIHTRSTALHGANGVLVSPMRKGIKLEKKTDGKMREMSPGTRGIASYLSPPSSGIVNAERTKIVQQVTSHIITESELYITDIQVKNETEEFSGISSITPMKELFKTDETPVHVPCEDPPTPHRINMPIVQSDDSDRSSTEDDKKHLIVSPVLAKPLGKKIGGKGRGKLKANGGNQRLADLNGPNHKVTEYFPVRRSVRKCKKTVLEEKQRDLESKVIRQAEEGLEKKYFVGKGRGVVTTREFTKGEFVVEYVGELIDQVTAKKREAEYAKDQSTGCYMYYFQHRGHQYCVDATAESDKLGRLVNHSRNGNLIARVVEVDTIPHLVLTAKEDIPIGIELTYDYGDRSRESIRNHPWLAL, encoded by the exons ATGGTGAAAG GTCGAAGAAAACGTACGGCAGCCCCCAGTTTGATTCACACGAGATCGACAGCCCTCCACGGGGCGAACGGAGTCCTCGTGTCCCCCATGAGGAAGGGAATCAAACTTGAGAAGAAAACGGAcggaaaaatgagagaaatgagCCCCGGAACTCGAGGAATTGCGTCATACCTGTCACCTCCATCATCTGGCATCGTAAATGCAGAAAGGACGAAGATCGTCCAACAAGTGACGAGCCATATCATTACAGAAAGTGAACTCTACATCACAGACATTCAGGTGAAGAATGAGACTGAAGAGTTCTCAGGAATTTCATCGATTACCCCCATGAAGGAGCTCTTCAAGACAGATGAGACTCCAGTTCATGTACCATGTGAAGATCCGCCTACTCCCCATCGAATCAATATGCCAATTGTACAGAGTGATGACTCGGACAGGAGTTCGACCGAGGATGATAAGAAACATCTGATTGTCTCACCAGTACTGGCCAAAccgttgggaaaaaaaattgggggaaAAGGAAGGGGAAAACTCAAGGCTAATGGGGGTAATCAACGTCTTGCGGATCTTAATGGCCCTAATCACAAGGTCACAGAGTACTTTCCGGTCAGAAGGAGTGTTCGTAAATGTAAAAAGACTGTTTTAGAAGAGAAACAAAGGGATCTTGAGAGCAAGGTCATTCGCCAAGCTGAGGAGGGCTTGGAG AAAAAGTATTTTGTGGGGAAAGGAAGAGGAGTCGTGACAACTCGGGAATTCACAAAAGGTGAATTTGTGGTGGAATACGTAGGAGAGCTCATCGATCAAGTCACAGCGAAGAAACGTGAGGCTGAATATGCCAAAGATCAAAGTACCGGGTGTTACATGTATTATTTTCAACATCGTGGACATCAGTATTG CGTTGATGCAACAGCCGAGAGTGATAAACTCGGAAGACTCGTCAATCACTCACGCAATGGTAATTTAATAGCTCGAGTCGTTGAAGTTGACACAATACCCCATCTCGTCTTGACTGCTAAAGAGGACATACCAATAGGCATTGAACTGACGTACGACTACGGTGATCGTAGTCGAGAGTCCATCAGGAACCATCCCTGGCTTGCATTATAA
- the LOC135170041 gene encoding YY1-associated factor 2: MNHSGSGKRQAKVLEDNYWDCSVCTYTNTAEAFKCLMCDVRKGTSTRKPRINPQLVAQQAAQQQYVPPLKPGKKEGGSGSSTASSVNSNKERKLDKPRRKNRHPPRLKNVDRSSAQINEVTVNNVTVVITEYKPKVKKNSDQSGLSSSASSENGSQHDSNQDSRSLDIGTDV; this comes from the exons ATGAACCATTCGGGAAGCGGCAAACGTCAGGCGAAGGTTTTGGAAGATAATTATTGGGACTGCAGTGTCTGCACGTATACTAATACAGCAGAAGCATTCAAGTGCCTCATGTGTGACGTGCGTAAAGGTACCTCAACGCGGAAGCCCCGCATTAATCCGCAACTGGTGGCTCAACAG GCGGCTCAACAGCAATATGTGCCACCGTTGAAGCCAGGAAAAAAGGAAGGCGGAAGTGGAAGTAGTACAGCGAGCTCTGTCAATAGCAATAAGGAACGTAAACTGGACAAACCAAGGCGGAAAAATCGTCATCCACCTAGACTGAAAAATGTTGATCGTAGTTCCGCTCAAATTAACGAAGTTACTGTCAATAATGTGACTGTAGTTATAACTGAATATAAGcctaaagtgaaaaaaaattcggatcAATCGGGATTGTCAAGCAGTGCATCGTCTGAGAATGGAAGTCAACACGATTCGAATCAAGATTCACGGAGTCTGGACATAGGAACTGATGTTTag
- the Nclb gene encoding periodic tryptophan protein 1 homolog produces the protein MNVNVVPCTTWVKRGVAAPNPEKVQLTPAELEGIIKRTQTQLEDIDSDSEVNDQNDHVVANGNQTTNSAPSGENAASTDEFNFENYDDEDGNIHCSIGGLAVINADGTDPFVTVGEDEDVDSEKEDDIIKPDDNLVLVAHVEGDASLLEIFVYNEKEGSFYCHHDLLLPAFPLCMEWLSFDPSDAKPANFCAIGDMTPIIQVWDLDLIDCLEPAFTLGSKPKKKKKQKRVGHKDAVLDLSWNSNYTHVLASGSVDQTVLLWDLENGTPVTKIKHFAEKVQSIAFHPRETHHLLTGSADSTAKLFDCRTDDTFKSWEATGEVERVLWNHFDPNYFFISTNNGNIECVDVRQGQHVWQKKAHEKEITGLSLSSSCPGLLVTSSDDSVIKIWDVLDIHTMDLVFEKKTNLGALQCLSSCPDSPFVFASGGDNKSHNYKVWDLMEITAVAERFKGRSLINSDSVSTSSDSHQGELMEVTEDMECITLKDKNKVK, from the exons ATGAATGTTAATGTTGTACCGTGTACCACGTGGGTGAAACGTGGTGTTGCAGCTCCAAACCCTGAAAAG GTCCAGTTAACGCCTGCGGAATTGGAAGGAATCATCAAGAGGACACAGACACAACTCGA AGATATCGACAGTGATTCAGAAGTGAATGACCAGAACGATCACGTTGTAGCCAATGGTAATCAGACGACAAATAGTGCTCCATCCGGAGAGAACGCAGCGTCGACAGATGAGtttaatttcgaaaattatgaTGATGAAG ATGGAAATATTCACTGCAGTATCGGAGGATTGGCTGTGATAAATGCTGATGGTACAGATCCTTTTGTGACAGTTGGTGAGGATGAGGACGTAGATTCAGAGAAAGAGGATGATATCATAAAGCCAGATGACAATCTTGTTCTTGTTGCACACGTCGAGGGAGATGCAAGCCTCCTGGAGATCTTTGTTTATAATGAAAAGGAGGGTTCCTTCTATTGTCACCACGATCTTCTGTTGCCGGCATTTCCGTTGTGTATGGAGTGGCTCAGTTTCGATCCTTCTGATGCTAAACCAGCTAATTTCTGCGCCATTGGGGACATGACTCCCATAATTCAAGTGTGGGATTTGGATTTGATCGACTGTTTGGAACCGGCATTTACTCTGGGCTCTAAAccgaaaaagaagaagaaacaaAAACGTGTGGGACATAAAGACGCTGTCCTGGATCTATCCTGGAATTCTAATTATACGCACGTATTGGCGAGTGGTTCAGTAGATCAAACTGTGTTGTTGTGGGATTTGGAAAATGGTACCCCAGTAACTAAAATCAAGCACTTCGCCGAGAAAGTTCAATCTATTGCATTTCATCCGCGTGAAACCCACCATTTGTTGACTGGCTCTGCAGACAGCACCGCTAAATTATTTGACTGCCGTACTGACGATACGTTTAAATCCTGGGAGGCAACTGGCGAAGTGGAGCGAGTTCTGTGGAATCATTTCGATCCAAACTATTTCTTCATAAGTACGAATAATGGTAACATTGAGTGTGTCGACGTGAGGCAAGGTCAGCACGTTTGGCAGAAAAAAGCTCACGAAAAGGAGATTACCGGTTTATCACTGAGTTCATCCTGTCCTGGATTACTAGTGACAAGTTCTGACGATAGTGTAATTAAGATATGGGACGTGTTAGACATTCATACGATGGACCTTGTATTCGAGAAGAAGACAAACCTGGGAGCCCTCCAGTGTCTCTCCTCGTGCCCAGACAGTCCCTTCGTGTTCGCCTCTGGAGGGGACAATAAATCCCACAATTACAAGGTCTGGGATCTGATGGAGATCACAGCTGTTGCGGAGAGATTCAAGGGAAGAAGTTTAATAAATTCTGATAGTGTGTCAACGAGCAGTGACAGCCACCAGGGTGAACTGATGGAGGTCACTGAAGACATGGAATGCATAACTTTGAAAGACAAAAATAAAGTTAAATAA